A stretch of the Corvus moneduloides isolate bCorMon1 chromosome 8, bCorMon1.pri, whole genome shotgun sequence genome encodes the following:
- the LOC116447499 gene encoding pancreatic lipase-related protein 2-like isoform X1, translating to MVVGMWIVAFYLLGTVAGKEVCYPRLGCFTDDPPWSGVPGRLLTGLPDSPEEMNISFSLYTRETGNNSQVISAINSSTIQKSRFSSHRETSFIIHGFGSTGKTGWVVEMCLLLLEVENINCIAVDWKEGAKGTYVSAVNNIRVLGAEVAYFITTLQKMFGYSPYEIHLIGHSLGAHTAGEAGRRIRGIRRITGLDPAGPYFEGTPPEVRLDPSDANFVDVIHSNAAHFPVAGFGIYNTTGHLDFYPNGGTVMPGCTDLIPEMKQSDFEAIIADATVFAGCHHSRSHEFYFASILYPTGFLAYPCDLYKSFNEGDCFPCPLEGCPMMGHYADRFPEKLKRENQKYFLNTAADEPFAAWRQKVFIKLSGVKKTRGDINLVFYDTLGHAKEYEIANGDLSQDEVYTKYLDVEINPKNTTKIEFLWNKAIFSLLWARLGAESVNIIHGADGHRSTFCGRGTVAYGVPQLLTPC from the exons ATG GTGGTTGGAATGTGGATTGTTGCATTTTATCTCCTTGGCACAGTAGCAG GTAAAGAAGTTTGCTACCCCAGGCTTGGCTGTTTTACAGATGACCCACCCTGGTCTGGGGTACCAGGGAGGCTTCTGACAGGTTTGCCTGATTCTCCAGAAGAGATGAACATCAGCTTCTCTCTCTACACCAGGGAAACAGGAAACAACTCACAG GTGATCTCGGCGATAAACTCCTCGACCATCCAAAAGTCACGTTTTTCCTCACATAGGGAAACCTCCTTCATCATTCATGGATttggcagcactggaaaaaCAGGCTGGGTGGTAGAAATGTGCTTG CTGTTACTGGAAGTGGAAAACATCAACTGCATTGCTGTGGATTGGAAAGAGGGAGCAAAAGGCACCTACGTCAGTGCAGTGAACAACATCCGTGTGCTGGGGGCTGAGGTTGCTTATTTCATAACAACTCTACAG AAAATGTTCGGGTACTCCCCTTATGAAATCCATTTAATTGGCCACAGTCTGGGAGCACACACTGCAGGAGAGGCGGGAAGAAGGATCCGAGGCATCAGACGGATAACAG gtttaGACCCTGCTGGGCCCTATTTTGAAGGTACTCCTCCTGAGGTGAGACTGGATCCTTCAGATGCAAACTTTGTGGATGTTATTCACAGCAATGCTGCTCACTTTCCTGTGGCAG GGTTTGGAATATATAACACCACTGGGCACCTGGACTTTTACCCAAACGGAGGAACTGTGATGCCTGGATGCACTGATTTAATTCCAGAGATGAAACAAAGTGATTTTGAAGCCATCATTGCAG ACGCTACAGTGTTTGCAGGGTGCCACCACTCACGCAGCCACGAGTTTTATTTTGCAAGTATCCTCTATCCCACTGGATTCCTCGCATATCCCTGTGACTTGTACAAATCCTTCAATGAA GGAGACTGTTTCCCATGTCCACTGGAGGGATGTCCAATGATGGGGCACTATGCTGACAGATTCCCAGAAAAATTGAAGAGGGAAaaccaaaagtattttttaaatacagcagcagATGAACCTTTTGCTG CTTGGAGACAAAAAGTATTTATCAAACTGTCTGGTGTAAAGAAAACAAGGGGAGACATAAACCTGGTTTTCTATGACACACTGGGGCACGCAAAAGAATATGAAATTGCCAA TGGAGATCTCTCTCAGGACGAAGTTTACACAAAATATCTTGATGTTGAAATCAACCCcaaaaatactacaaaaattGAATTTCTCTGGAATAAAGCCATATTCTCTCTGCTCTGGGCAAGACTGGGAGCAGAATCAGTCAATATAATACATGGAGCAGATGGACATAG gtcAACTTTTTGTGGCCGTGGAACTGTGGCATATGGAGTTCCTCAGTTACTTACACCTTGCTAG